The proteins below are encoded in one region of Aeromonas jandaei:
- a CDS encoding aldehyde dehydrogenase, producing the protein MSDLTLAQWQHKASHLTLPSQAFIDGSYRDAINGATFDCINPANGKLLTKVAACDAADAELAVQAARAAFDDKRWSGLPPKQRKQIMQRFAELMRLNKLELALLESLDMGKPIGDAMGYDAPAAANCIAWNAEAIDKIYDQVAPVEESALALVTREPLGVVAAIVPWNFPLVMACWKLGPALATGNSVILKPSEKSPLTALRIAGLAKEAGIPDGVFNVLPGFGHTVGEALAMHMDVDCITFTGSTKIGKHLVECSGKSNLKRAFMECGGKSPNIILADVPDMDAAARSAAGAIFYNQGEVCTAASRLLVQNSIKPQFMERLLAHAREWISANPLDPATRIGAMVDHIQMEQVLRYIEIGKQEGAKLLLGGNRTNTVSGGFYIEPTIFDEVTPQMRIFREEIFGPVLAVTGFDTLEEAISLGNDTDYGLAAAIWTADLNKAVKGSRALRAGTVFVNNWDGGDMTMPFGGFKQSGNGRDKSLHALEKYTELKSTWIQLE; encoded by the coding sequence ATGAGTGACCTGACCCTGGCCCAGTGGCAACACAAGGCCTCCCACCTGACTCTGCCCTCGCAAGCCTTTATCGATGGCAGCTATCGGGATGCCATCAATGGCGCCACCTTCGACTGCATCAACCCGGCCAACGGCAAGCTGCTGACCAAAGTGGCCGCCTGCGACGCCGCCGATGCCGAGTTGGCGGTACAGGCCGCTCGTGCCGCATTCGATGATAAACGCTGGAGCGGCCTGCCACCGAAACAGCGCAAGCAGATCATGCAGCGCTTCGCCGAACTGATGCGCCTCAACAAACTGGAGCTGGCGCTGCTGGAGTCGCTCGACATGGGCAAACCCATCGGCGATGCCATGGGCTATGACGCCCCGGCCGCTGCCAACTGCATCGCCTGGAACGCCGAAGCCATCGACAAGATTTACGATCAGGTCGCGCCGGTCGAGGAGTCGGCACTGGCGCTGGTGACCCGCGAACCACTCGGGGTGGTCGCCGCCATCGTGCCGTGGAACTTCCCGCTGGTGATGGCCTGCTGGAAGCTGGGCCCGGCGCTCGCCACCGGCAACTCGGTGATCCTCAAGCCTTCCGAAAAGTCCCCCCTGACCGCCCTGCGCATCGCGGGTCTGGCCAAGGAGGCGGGCATCCCGGATGGTGTGTTCAACGTGCTGCCCGGCTTTGGCCATACCGTAGGCGAGGCGCTGGCCATGCACATGGATGTGGATTGCATAACCTTCACCGGCTCCACCAAAATCGGTAAGCATCTGGTGGAGTGCTCCGGCAAGTCGAACCTCAAGCGCGCCTTTATGGAGTGCGGCGGCAAGAGCCCCAACATCATTCTGGCTGACGTGCCCGATATGGACGCTGCCGCCAGAAGCGCCGCAGGTGCCATCTTCTACAACCAGGGCGAGGTGTGTACCGCCGCCTCCCGGCTACTGGTGCAAAACAGCATCAAACCGCAGTTCATGGAGCGGCTGCTGGCCCATGCCCGCGAGTGGATCTCGGCCAACCCGCTCGACCCCGCTACACGCATCGGCGCCATGGTGGATCACATCCAGATGGAGCAGGTGCTGCGCTATATCGAAATTGGCAAACAGGAGGGGGCCAAGCTGCTGCTGGGGGGCAACCGCACCAACACAGTGAGCGGCGGCTTCTATATCGAACCCACTATTTTCGATGAAGTCACTCCGCAGATGCGTATCTTCCGCGAGGAGATCTTCGGCCCAGTGCTGGCTGTGACCGGCTTCGATACGCTGGAGGAGGCTATCTCGCTCGGCAACGATACTGACTACGGCCTGGCTGCAGCGATCTGGACGGCGGATCTCAACAAGGCGGTCAAGGGTTCACGCGCCCTGCGCGCCGGCACCGTCTTCGTCAACAACTGGGATGGCGGCGACATGACCATGCCGTTTGGCGGCTTCAAACAGTCCGGCAACGGTCGCGACAAGTCGCTGCACGCGCTGGAGAAATATACCGAGCTGAAAAGTACCTGGATCCAGCTCGAATAA
- the rarD gene encoding EamA family transporter RarD encodes MSQQTQREGIIYALSAYTLWGVAPIYFKTIAAVPAIEILTHRVIWSCALLMVLVLLGRQWHKVQAVLRRPKVLLTLTFTSFTVGGNWLLFIWAINNGHMLDASLGYYINPLFNVLLGMLFLSEKLRRLQWWAVALAFIGVAIQLIAFGSLPWIALVLASSFALYGLVRKKLALDALTGLLLETLIMLPAAAFYLWGIADSPTSNMTENGWQLNLLLIAAGAVTTAPLLCFTAAATRLKLSTLGFFQYIGPSMMFILAVTLYGEALAMDKLITFACIWSALVIFTLDGLRSGNTKSAPTKE; translated from the coding sequence ATGTCGCAACAGACCCAGCGCGAGGGGATCATCTACGCCCTGAGCGCCTATACCCTTTGGGGCGTAGCCCCGATCTATTTCAAAACCATTGCCGCCGTGCCGGCCATCGAGATCCTCACCCACAGGGTGATCTGGTCATGCGCCCTGCTGATGGTGCTGGTCCTGCTGGGCCGCCAGTGGCACAAGGTGCAGGCGGTGCTGCGTCGGCCGAAAGTGCTGCTTACCCTCACCTTTACCTCCTTCACGGTGGGGGGCAACTGGCTGCTCTTCATCTGGGCCATCAACAACGGCCATATGCTGGATGCCAGCCTCGGCTACTACATCAATCCGCTGTTCAACGTGCTGCTGGGCATGCTGTTTCTGAGCGAGAAGCTGCGCCGCCTGCAGTGGTGGGCGGTCGCCCTCGCCTTTATCGGAGTGGCAATCCAGCTTATCGCCTTCGGCTCCCTGCCCTGGATCGCGCTGGTGCTGGCGTCGAGCTTCGCTCTGTATGGTCTGGTGCGCAAAAAGCTGGCCCTCGATGCCCTCACCGGCCTGCTGCTGGAGACGCTCATCATGCTGCCTGCGGCCGCTTTCTACCTGTGGGGCATCGCAGACAGCCCGACCAGCAACATGACGGAGAACGGCTGGCAGCTCAACCTGCTGCTGATCGCCGCTGGCGCCGTCACCACGGCTCCCCTGCTCTGCTTCACAGCGGCGGCCACCCGGCTCAAGCTCTCCACCCTGGGTTTCTTCCAGTACATAGGCCCCAGCATGATGTTCATCCTGGCCGTCACCCTCTACGGTGAGGCACTGGCAATGGACAAGCTCATCACCTTCGCCTGCATCTGGAGCGCGCTGGTGATCTTTACGCTGGATGGGCTGCGCAGCGGCAACACCAAGTCTGCACCGACCAAAGAGTAA
- a CDS encoding methyl-accepting chemotaxis protein, which produces MFRQIHDRSLLFSQLLGVLVIIVLISISFLGLYSLRSAADQMGQGKDVVADILPPPLYLIESQLQVYTLLHAKPEEREGLIQTLARLQKEFEERNRFWQESNLNEQLKRLLLGEQKQQGELFWQLLNDKFVPAIKVGDLAQAGAIAARLRTLYNAHRIGVDATVISGNQYAAEQMAHLASTTRLCYGLLLCAALLGGGLIFWLGRPTQQRLMAAGKATAAIAEGELNRPMPEPGLDAIGELIRQIGTMRDQLATLVESLQRSASTLDDRATNLTSMAQRYTDDSQAQVGAAQHIEQAIEQLTRSIEQAGSQLHQVGDRTLQSAERAQEASRAMRTVEQVIEEQATGVKRVSSTISDLAGLSQQIAGLAGAIHDIAEQTNLLALNAAIEAARAGEQGRGFAVVADEVRSLATRTGSATTEINTIIGKIQDVSQRAANEMDTELARVEQAVTHAVTARQSVARIEQSCEEINQRIAQVDQLMGDETRLVQGIHHQVSELSRLATEVNQNASHAAEEATMVAQHARILTKQTRHFHLDTLQH; this is translated from the coding sequence ATGTTCAGGCAAATTCACGACCGTTCACTGCTCTTTAGCCAGCTGCTTGGGGTACTGGTCATTATCGTACTGATATCAATCAGCTTTTTGGGTCTCTATTCGCTCAGGAGTGCAGCCGACCAGATGGGACAAGGCAAGGACGTGGTCGCCGACATCCTGCCACCTCCGCTCTACCTCATCGAATCCCAACTGCAGGTCTATACCCTGCTCCATGCAAAACCGGAGGAGCGGGAGGGATTGATTCAGACTCTCGCACGCCTGCAAAAGGAGTTCGAAGAGCGCAACCGCTTCTGGCAGGAGAGCAACCTGAACGAGCAACTCAAACGGCTGCTATTGGGGGAACAGAAACAGCAGGGGGAGCTGTTCTGGCAGTTGCTCAACGACAAGTTTGTCCCCGCCATCAAGGTGGGGGATCTGGCGCAGGCGGGTGCGATTGCTGCACGCCTGCGAACCCTCTATAACGCCCACCGGATCGGAGTGGATGCCACCGTCATCAGCGGCAACCAGTATGCCGCCGAGCAGATGGCCCATCTCGCCAGTACAACCCGGCTCTGCTATGGCCTCTTGCTGTGCGCAGCTCTACTGGGCGGCGGACTCATCTTCTGGCTGGGGCGACCCACCCAGCAGCGCCTGATGGCCGCCGGCAAGGCTACCGCCGCCATTGCCGAAGGGGAATTGAACCGTCCCATGCCGGAACCTGGCCTCGATGCCATCGGCGAGCTAATCCGCCAGATCGGAACCATGCGCGATCAGCTTGCCACCCTGGTCGAGTCGCTGCAGCGCAGCGCTAGCACTCTCGATGATCGTGCCACCAACCTGACGTCGATGGCACAACGGTACACCGATGACAGCCAGGCGCAGGTCGGAGCAGCTCAACATATCGAACAGGCTATCGAACAGCTCACTCGCTCCATCGAGCAGGCGGGTAGTCAACTCCATCAAGTGGGGGACCGAACCCTCCAGTCAGCCGAGCGGGCACAAGAAGCATCACGCGCCATGCGCACCGTGGAGCAGGTGATCGAGGAGCAAGCCACTGGAGTAAAGCGGGTATCCAGCACCATTTCAGATCTGGCTGGCCTTTCGCAGCAGATTGCCGGGCTGGCTGGCGCCATTCACGATATTGCGGAGCAGACCAATCTGCTGGCGCTCAACGCCGCGATTGAAGCAGCCCGGGCAGGCGAACAGGGGCGCGGTTTTGCCGTCGTGGCCGATGAAGTCCGCTCGCTGGCGACCCGCACCGGCAGCGCCACTACCGAGATCAATACCATCATCGGCAAGATCCAGGATGTCAGCCAGCGCGCCGCCAACGAGATGGATACCGAACTGGCCCGGGTCGAACAGGCGGTCACCCACGCGGTGACAGCACGCCAGAGCGTCGCCCGGATAGAACAGAGCTGCGAGGAGATCAATCAGCGCATCGCTCAGGTCGATCAACTGATGGGCGATGAAACCCGGCTTGTGCAGGGGATCCATCATCAGGTTAGTGAACTGTCCCGACTGGCAACCGAGGTAAATCAAAACGCCAGCCACGCCGCCGAAGAGGCGACCATGGTGGCCCAGCATGCCCGCATCCTGACCAAACAGACCCGTCATTTCCATCTCGACACCCTGCAGCACTGA
- a CDS encoding CoA-acylating methylmalonate-semialdehyde dehydrogenase, producing the protein MTYRVSNFINGQPQESRSERQGAIFNPACGKQQGSVGLSSAAECQEAIAIAECAFADWSQTPPLVRARVFFRFKELMEQHRDELAQLISREHGKVFSDAQGELTRGLEVVEFACGIPHLLKGEHSLNVGRGVDSYSMMQPVGVCAGITPFNFPAMVPLWMFPVAIACGNTFILKPSEKDPSLSLRMAELLKEAGLPDGVLNVVNGDKEVVDVLLTDPRVGAVSFVGSTPIAQYIYATASAHGKRVQALGGAKNHMVVMPDADLDQAVSALMGAAYGAAGERCMAISVAVVVGDETADALVAKLMPLVEKLRVGPGLGQSPENEMGPLISKEHLAKVRGYVDQGVAEGATLRVDGRTLSHDEGYFIGGCLFDEVTPEMRIYREEIFGPVLSIVRVPDYETALRLINEHEYGNGTAIFTCDGDTARDFTARVQVGMVGVNVPIPVPMAFHSFGGWKRSIFGPLNMHGPDGVRFYTRMKTVTARWPQSLRSGAEFSMPTMK; encoded by the coding sequence ATGACATACAGGGTCAGCAACTTCATCAACGGCCAGCCGCAGGAGAGTCGCAGCGAGCGCCAGGGGGCCATCTTCAATCCCGCTTGTGGCAAGCAGCAGGGGAGTGTGGGGCTGTCCAGCGCCGCCGAGTGTCAGGAGGCGATCGCCATCGCCGAGTGCGCCTTTGCCGACTGGTCGCAAACCCCGCCGCTGGTGCGGGCCCGGGTCTTTTTCCGCTTCAAGGAGTTGATGGAGCAGCACAGGGACGAGCTGGCCCAGCTCATCAGCCGCGAGCACGGCAAGGTCTTCTCCGATGCGCAGGGTGAGCTGACCCGCGGGCTGGAAGTGGTGGAGTTTGCCTGCGGCATTCCTCATCTGCTCAAGGGGGAGCACTCCCTCAACGTCGGTCGCGGGGTGGACAGCTACTCCATGATGCAGCCGGTGGGGGTTTGCGCCGGTATCACCCCGTTCAATTTCCCGGCCATGGTGCCGCTCTGGATGTTCCCGGTCGCCATCGCCTGCGGCAACACCTTCATTCTCAAACCTTCCGAGAAGGATCCCTCCCTCTCGCTGCGGATGGCCGAGCTGCTCAAGGAGGCCGGTCTGCCGGACGGCGTGCTCAACGTGGTGAACGGCGACAAGGAGGTGGTGGATGTGCTGCTGACCGACCCGCGAGTAGGTGCCGTGTCGTTTGTCGGCTCGACTCCCATCGCCCAGTACATCTATGCCACCGCCTCTGCCCACGGCAAACGGGTGCAGGCGTTGGGCGGCGCCAAGAACCACATGGTGGTGATGCCGGATGCGGATCTCGATCAAGCGGTCTCCGCCCTGATGGGGGCTGCTTATGGGGCGGCGGGTGAGCGCTGCATGGCTATTTCGGTGGCCGTGGTGGTGGGGGACGAGACCGCCGATGCGCTGGTGGCCAAGCTGATGCCGCTAGTGGAAAAACTGCGGGTGGGCCCGGGGCTGGGCCAGAGCCCGGAGAACGAAATGGGGCCGCTCATCAGCAAGGAGCATCTGGCCAAGGTGCGCGGCTACGTGGATCAGGGGGTGGCCGAAGGGGCCACGCTGCGGGTCGATGGTCGCACGCTGAGCCACGACGAGGGTTACTTTATCGGTGGCTGCCTGTTTGACGAGGTGACCCCCGAGATGCGCATCTATCGCGAGGAGATCTTCGGCCCGGTGCTCTCCATCGTGCGGGTGCCGGACTACGAGACGGCACTGCGGCTCATCAACGAGCACGAGTACGGCAACGGTACCGCCATCTTTACCTGTGACGGCGACACTGCGCGGGACTTCACGGCGCGGGTGCAGGTCGGTATGGTAGGGGTGAACGTCCCCATTCCGGTGCCGATGGCGTTTCACAGCTTTGGCGGCTGGAAGCGCTCCATCTTCGGGCCGCTCAACATGCACGGGCCGGATGGGGTTCGCTTTTATACCCGGATGAAGACGGTCACGGCGCGCTGGCCCCAGAGCCTGCGCAGTGGTGCCGAGTTCTCCATGCCAACCATGAAGTGA
- a CDS encoding cupin domain-containing protein, translating into MDIGHRLKAVRTKAGLSQRELAKRSGVTNGFISQIEKNQVSPSVASLRKVLEGIPMSLASFFTDETEMDSEVVFRAADMPDLGTHPISYRLVGHSRANRAIGMMQEILPAGADTGDDMLSHEGEECGIVIKGEIEVTVGEQIYLLTPGDGYYFDSRTPHRFRNVGEQECVLISANTPASF; encoded by the coding sequence ATGGATATCGGCCACCGCCTCAAGGCGGTTCGCACCAAAGCCGGCCTCTCCCAGCGCGAGCTGGCCAAACGCTCCGGCGTGACCAACGGATTCATCTCCCAGATCGAGAAAAATCAGGTGAGCCCGTCGGTTGCCTCCCTGCGCAAAGTGCTGGAAGGGATCCCCATGTCGCTGGCCAGCTTCTTTACCGACGAGACCGAAATGGACTCCGAAGTGGTCTTTCGCGCCGCCGATATGCCGGATCTCGGCACCCATCCCATCAGTTACCGACTGGTGGGCCACAGCCGTGCCAACCGTGCCATCGGCATGATGCAGGAGATCCTGCCTGCCGGAGCCGACACCGGTGACGACATGCTGAGCCACGAGGGTGAAGAGTGCGGCATCGTCATCAAGGGCGAGATTGAGGTGACCGTCGGCGAGCAGATCTACCTGCTGACGCCGGGCGATGGCTACTACTTCGACAGCCGTACCCCCCACCGTTTTCGCAACGTGGGCGAGCAGGAGTGCGTGCTGATTTCAGCCAATACTCCCGCCAGTTTCTAA
- a CDS encoding aspartate aminotransferase family protein: MKPISDINTPSDMSAFWMPFTANQQFKAAPRILKSAEGMYYHSEDGRKILDGTAGLWCCNAGHGRREIAEAVSQQISHLDFAPTFQMGHPLPFELANKLVEIAPKGFGHVFYTNSGSESVDTALKIALAWQRARGQGTRTRLIGRERGYHGVGFGGISVGGIPGNRKWFGSLLTGVDHLPHTLNIAKNAFTKGLPEEDVALADELEKIVFLHDASNIAAVIVEPIAGSTGVLMPPKGYLKRLREICTKHGILLIFDEVITGFGRLGSPFAAQEFDVIPDMITCAKGLTNGAIPMGAVLVQKHIYDDMMAAGKGAIELFHGYTYSGHPVAAAAGLATLEIYRNENLLSRAADLAGYWEEAAHSLKGCKHVKDVRNYGLVAGIELESMPDAPGKRAYEVFVRCFEKGALIRVTGDIIALSPPLIIERSQIDDLFTLLQDALQAQP; this comes from the coding sequence ATGAAACCGATCAGCGACATCAATACCCCCTCCGACATGTCCGCCTTCTGGATGCCGTTCACCGCCAACCAGCAGTTCAAGGCGGCGCCGCGCATCCTGAAGTCGGCGGAGGGGATGTATTATCACTCAGAGGATGGCCGCAAGATACTGGATGGCACAGCCGGACTCTGGTGTTGCAACGCGGGCCATGGTCGGCGCGAGATTGCCGAGGCGGTCTCCCAGCAGATTTCCCACCTCGATTTCGCCCCCACTTTCCAGATGGGCCACCCGCTGCCGTTCGAGCTGGCCAACAAGCTGGTGGAGATTGCTCCCAAGGGTTTTGGCCACGTCTTCTATACCAACTCCGGCTCCGAGTCGGTCGATACAGCGCTCAAAATCGCGCTGGCATGGCAGCGGGCGCGCGGTCAGGGCACCCGTACCCGGCTGATTGGCCGCGAGCGTGGTTACCACGGGGTCGGTTTTGGCGGCATCTCGGTGGGGGGGATTCCCGGCAACCGCAAGTGGTTCGGCTCCCTGCTGACCGGGGTGGATCATCTGCCCCATACCCTCAACATCGCCAAGAATGCCTTCACCAAAGGGCTGCCCGAGGAGGATGTGGCGCTGGCCGACGAGCTGGAGAAGATTGTCTTCCTGCACGATGCCAGCAATATCGCGGCAGTGATTGTCGAGCCCATCGCCGGCAGCACCGGCGTGCTGATGCCGCCCAAGGGCTACCTCAAGCGGCTGCGGGAGATCTGTACCAAACACGGCATCCTGTTGATTTTTGACGAGGTGATCACCGGTTTCGGTCGCCTCGGCTCCCCCTTTGCCGCTCAGGAGTTCGATGTCATCCCCGACATGATCACCTGCGCCAAGGGGCTCACCAACGGTGCTATCCCGATGGGGGCGGTGCTGGTGCAGAAGCACATTTATGACGACATGATGGCTGCGGGCAAGGGGGCCATCGAGCTGTTCCACGGCTACACCTACTCCGGCCATCCGGTGGCTGCTGCAGCGGGTCTGGCGACCCTCGAGATCTATCGCAACGAGAACCTGCTCAGCCGCGCCGCCGATCTGGCGGGCTACTGGGAGGAGGCGGCTCATTCGCTGAAGGGCTGCAAGCATGTGAAGGATGTGCGCAACTACGGGCTGGTGGCGGGCATCGAGCTGGAATCCATGCCGGATGCACCGGGCAAGCGCGCCTACGAGGTGTTTGTCCGCTGCTTCGAGAAGGGGGCGCTGATCCGGGTGACCGGCGACATCATCGCCCTGTCGCCACCCCTCATCATCGAGCGCAGCCAGATCGACGATCTCTTCACCCTGCTGCAGGATGCCCTGCAGGCCCAACCCTAA